From the Lolium rigidum isolate FL_2022 chromosome 2, APGP_CSIRO_Lrig_0.1, whole genome shotgun sequence genome, one window contains:
- the LOC124687374 gene encoding MADS-box transcription factor 6-like codes for MGRGRVELKRIENKINRQVTFSKRRNGLLKKAYELSVLCDAEVALIIFSSRGKLYEFGSAGTTKTLERYQHCCYNAQDSSSALSETQSWYQEMSKLKAKFEALQRTQRHLLGEDLGPLSVKELQQLEKQLECSLSQARQRKTQLMMEQVEELRRKERQLGEINRQLKHKLDAEGSSSNSFRAMQQITWAAGTVVDEGAGAYHMHHQQQPNHSAAMDCEPTLQIGYPHQFAAAEQAANNIPRSSAPGGENNFMLGWVLGAN; via the exons atgGGGAGGGGAAGAGTTGAGCTGAAGCGGATCGAGAACAAGATCAACCGGCAGGTCACCTTCTCCAAGCGTCGCAACGGGCTCCTCAAGAAGGCCTACGAGCTGTCCGTGCTCTGCGACGCCGAGGTCGCGCTCATCATCTTCTCCAGCCGCGGCAAGCTCTACGAGTTCGGCAGCGCAGG AACAACGAAGACATTAGAAAGATACCAACACTGCTGCTACAATGCTCAAGATTCCAGTAGTGCACTATCTGAAACTCAG AGCTGGTACCAGGAAATGTCAAAGCTGAAGGCAAAATTCGAAGCTTTGCAGCGCACTCAGAG ACACTTGCTTGGTGAGGACCTTGGACCGCTCAGCGTGAAAGAACTGCAGCAGCTGGAGAAACAGCTAGAATGTTCTCTGTCACAAGCCAGACAGCGAAAG ACACAACTTATGATGGAGCAAGTGGAGGAGCTTCGCAGGAAG GAGCGTCAGTTGGGAGAAATCAATAGGCAACTCAAGCACAAG CTGGACGCTgaaggcagcagcagcaacagcttcAGGGCGATGCAACAGATCACCTGGGCTGCCGGCACCGTCGTCGATGAAGGCGCCGGCGCATATCACATGCACCACCAGCAGCAGCCTAATCACTCCGCTGCTATGGACTGTGAACCCACTCTGCAAATTGG GTATCCTCATCAGTTTGCGGCGGCTGAACAGGCAGCCAACAATATTCCGAGGAGCAGCGCTCCTGGAGGGGAGAACAACTTCATGCTGGGCTGGGTTCTTGGAGCTAACTAG